From a single Mycolicibacterium moriokaense genomic region:
- a CDS encoding DUF1918 domain-containing protein: MKAEVGDWLVTKGLTIDHPERRGLITEVHSDDGSPPYVVRWLDNDHTATVFPGPDAVIVTAAEQQALDERAQHHVESAT; this comes from the coding sequence ATGAAAGCCGAAGTGGGCGACTGGCTGGTGACGAAGGGCCTCACCATCGACCATCCCGAGCGACGGGGATTGATCACCGAAGTGCATTCCGACGACGGCTCGCCACCCTATGTCGTCCGGTGGCTCGACAACGACCACACGGCGACGGTGTTCCCTGGGCCCGACGCGGTCATCGTCACGGCTGCCGAACAACAAGCTCTGGATGAACGCGCACAGCATCACGTCGAGTCCGCCACGTGA